In Solidesulfovibrio sp., the following proteins share a genomic window:
- a CDS encoding MATE family efflux transporter translates to MKRWHGPGGYAHVLRVGLPLLAGMASITAMHLTDRLFLGWYSSDALAAAMPAGAAFFLFTSFFLGTVGYVGVLIAQNIGAGRPESIGAVLWQGLYFTLISFVALFAMSLGSEAVFAVMDHAPEVRRLEVTYFRVLMSGAGFMVLESCLAAFFSGRGLTRAVMVVNFGGALLNIPLNYVLIFGKCGLPALGTAGSALATVAAWAVMAATYAVLVFTRRNDTLFATRRAFRPDWALFKKLVLLGMPGGAQIFLDIFAVTVFIALAGRLGVTELAATSIVLSANTPAFMPLLGLSSGLAVVVGQAMGAGRPDEARRAAGSALRIMAVYMAGAAVVFLGFPEQLAEFFRPHGDDAGFSAILPLCRPLFAWGVGLGVCDIVLHTCFGVLRGAGDTRFLMVSAGLVSFFALVAPAWLAVTYLQVGIVPLWGVFLLYALSLAVVLALRYRGGAWQKLRLVASAARDGEKRGQP, encoded by the coding sequence ATGAAACGCTGGCATGGCCCGGGCGGCTACGCCCACGTGCTGCGCGTGGGGCTGCCGCTTCTGGCCGGCATGGCCTCGATTACGGCCATGCACCTGACCGATCGTCTCTTTCTCGGCTGGTATTCCAGCGACGCCCTGGCCGCGGCCATGCCGGCCGGAGCGGCCTTTTTCCTTTTCACCTCCTTTTTCCTGGGCACCGTGGGCTACGTCGGCGTGCTCATCGCCCAGAACATCGGCGCCGGCCGCCCCGAATCCATCGGCGCGGTGCTGTGGCAGGGCCTCTATTTCACCCTGATTTCCTTCGTGGCTCTTTTCGCCATGTCGCTGGGGTCCGAGGCGGTGTTCGCGGTCATGGACCACGCCCCCGAGGTCCGGCGGCTGGAGGTGACCTATTTCCGGGTGCTCATGTCCGGGGCCGGGTTCATGGTGCTGGAGTCGTGCCTGGCCGCCTTTTTCAGCGGCCGGGGGCTCACCCGGGCGGTGATGGTGGTCAATTTCGGCGGGGCGCTGCTCAACATCCCGCTCAACTACGTCCTTATTTTCGGGAAATGCGGCCTGCCGGCCCTGGGCACGGCAGGTTCGGCCCTGGCCACCGTGGCGGCCTGGGCGGTCATGGCCGCGACCTATGCCGTGCTGGTCTTCACCCGGCGAAACGACACGCTCTTCGCCACGCGCCGGGCCTTTCGGCCCGACTGGGCACTGTTCAAAAAGCTGGTGCTCCTCGGCATGCCGGGCGGGGCGCAGATATTTCTCGACATCTTCGCGGTCACGGTCTTCATCGCCCTGGCCGGGCGGCTGGGCGTGACGGAACTGGCGGCCACGAGCATCGTGCTTTCGGCCAACACCCCGGCCTTCATGCCGCTTCTGGGCCTGTCCTCGGGCTTGGCCGTGGTGGTGGGCCAGGCCATGGGCGCCGGCCGGCCGGACGAGGCCCGGCGGGCCGCCGGCAGCGCCCTGCGGATCATGGCCGTGTACATGGCCGGCGCGGCCGTCGTGTTCCTGGGCTTTCCCGAGCAGCTGGCCGAGTTTTTCCGGCCCCACGGCGACGACGCGGGATTTTCCGCCATCCTGCCGCTGTGCCGGCCCCTTTTCGCCTGGGGCGTGGGGCTTGGGGTCTGCGACATCGTGCTGCACACCTGTTTCGGCGTGCTGCGCGGCGCGGGCGATACGCGGTTCCTCATGGTTTCGGCCGGGCTGGTCTCCTTTTTCGCCCTGGTCGCCCCGGCCTGGCTGGCCGTGACCTACCTCCAGGTCGGCATCGTGCCCTTGTGGGGAGTGTTCCTCCTCTACGCCCTGAGCCTGGCCGTGGTCCTGGCCTTGCGCTACCGGGGCGGGGCATGGCAGAAACTGCGCTTGGTCGCGTCGGCGGCCAGGGACGGCGAAAAACGGGGACAGCCATGA
- a CDS encoding ubiquinone/menaquinone biosynthesis methyltransferase: MKDTLVRRMFEDIAFSYDFQNSALSLGVDIYWRRRFVDMIEPGWGLVLDAATGTGEVALAIRRRRPGLKVLGLDFSPAMLAVAADKIRRRGVSGYRLAVADCRDVPVAANSVAAVTMAFGIRNIAERVCVMREFHRVLVPGGRLHIMEFGLPRNGLGKALYRFYFDRLLPPVGNFLSRTDYAYSYLVESVDAFPSDAAFLAQMAEAGFGECAVTDLTFGLARVFTGRKG, from the coding sequence ATGAAAGACACGCTCGTGCGGCGCATGTTCGAGGACATCGCCTTTTCCTACGATTTCCAGAACAGCGCCCTGTCGCTTGGCGTGGATATTTATTGGCGCCGGCGTTTCGTGGACATGATCGAGCCGGGCTGGGGCCTGGTCCTCGACGCGGCCACGGGCACGGGCGAAGTCGCCCTCGCCATCCGCCGCCGCCGGCCGGGGCTCAAGGTGCTCGGCCTCGATTTCTCCCCGGCCATGCTGGCCGTGGCCGCCGACAAGATCCGGCGGCGGGGCGTGTCCGGCTACCGCCTGGCCGTGGCCGACTGCCGCGACGTGCCGGTTGCGGCGAACAGCGTCGCCGCCGTGACCATGGCCTTTGGCATCCGCAACATCGCCGAGCGCGTGTGCGTCATGCGCGAATTCCACCGCGTGCTGGTGCCGGGCGGGCGGTTGCACATCATGGAATTCGGCCTGCCCCGAAACGGGCTGGGCAAGGCCCTGTACCGCTTCTATTTCGACCGCCTCCTGCCGCCTGTGGGCAACTTCCTGTCGCGCACCGACTACGCCTACAGCTATCTGGTGGAATCCGTGGACGCTTTTCCGTCGGACGCGGCTTTTCTGGCCCAGATGGCCGAGGCCGGGTTCGGGGAGTGCGCCGTGACCGACCTGACCTTCGGCCTGGCCCGGGTGTTCACTGGGCGCAAGGGCTAG
- a CDS encoding class I SAM-dependent methyltransferase, with protein sequence MEVNWPERFYCRSFVRKIAQWREVGYFRATHPIPAGARVLEIGCGDGGGAGIFARLFQPGLYHGLDVDPAMIQVAARRPKEGPLAKSLFLLGDAERLPYADGAFDAVVNFGIVHHLPDWRKGVAELARVLRVGGAFYFEEIYPPLYANPLFRVMLAHPRKDRFHGPEFRAALAGEGLTLLPGFHESRLFILGVARKTARP encoded by the coding sequence ATGGAAGTCAACTGGCCGGAACGGTTCTACTGTCGCAGTTTTGTCCGTAAGATCGCCCAATGGCGCGAGGTGGGCTATTTCAGGGCGACCCATCCCATCCCGGCCGGGGCCAGGGTGCTGGAGATCGGCTGCGGTGACGGCGGCGGGGCCGGGATCTTCGCCCGCCTGTTTCAGCCCGGGCTCTACCACGGCCTGGATGTGGACCCGGCCATGATCCAGGTGGCCGCCCGCCGGCCGAAAGAAGGGCCGCTGGCCAAAAGCCTCTTTCTCCTTGGCGACGCCGAGCGCCTGCCCTATGCCGACGGCGCTTTCGACGCCGTGGTCAATTTCGGCATCGTCCACCACCTGCCCGACTGGCGCAAGGGCGTGGCCGAGTTGGCCCGGGTGCTGCGGGTCGGCGGCGCCTTTTATTTCGAGGAAATCTATCCGCCGCTCTATGCCAATCCGTTGTTTCGGGTCATGCTGGCCCATCCCCGCAAGGACCGTTTTCACGGCCCCGAGTTCCGGGCCGCCCTGGCCGGGGAAGGACTGACGCTGCTGCCGGGTTTCCACGAATCGCGCCTTTTCATCCTCGGCGTGGCCAGAAAAACCGCCCGCCCCTGA